TCGAGCTGATGCGCAAGAACCCCCAGCTTCAGCGTCTGCTGGCCTGGATGAGCTTGGACGCGGGCGAGATGGACCCGAACATTCGGGAGCGCGTTCGGCGCCTTCGCGCCAGGATGAGCCAGCCCGGATCCGGACTGCCGCCGGGTGTCGATCCGGCCATGTTCCTCATCGTCCTGCTGTCGGCGATGGACGGGTTCTTCCGGTTCCGCTCGGTGTACGCGGAGATCGGCGGCATGGAAGTGATGGGAGCGGCCGCCGAGAAACAGTTTCTGGAGACCCTGGCCTCAATGGCCTTCCCTTGTAAGGAGTCGAGTCGATGAAAGTCCGTAGGTTCATGCCTTTGTTCGTCATCTTGGTCCTGGTGGTCGCGGGCATCGCGGTCGATCGCGTTCGCGATGCCAAACGCAGCGAACTCTCGGGCATTTTCGAGGCGCAGCCCGCGAAGCTGTCCAGCCGGGTGGGCGGGCGCGTCGCGAAGATCTTGGTCCGCGAGGGTGACGCGGTGAAGAAGGGACAGGTCCTGGTGCGGTTGGAGGCGACGCCGACCGAGCAGGACGC
This portion of the Fimbriimonadaceae bacterium genome encodes:
- a CDS encoding TetR family transcriptional regulator, whose amino-acid sequence is MRSRKTRDPEGARNAILDAAMARFGEFGFEGTSLEAVASDSGLAKSLVLYHFQSKRGLWDAVLDKRVRPLMAVVDRFFEEAEGLDLEDIVRARFELMRKNPQLQRLLAWMSLDAGEMDPNIRERVRRLRARMSQPGSGLPPGVDPAMFLIVLLSAMDGFFRFRSVYAEIGGMEVMGAAAEKQFLETLASMAFPCKESSR